Below is a window of Leucobacter sp. Psy1 DNA.
GCCCGCCGATCTCTCCCCCATCGGAATCGCCGGGATCATCGGACGGCGACTTGATCCCGGCGTACTCCGGCCCGTAGTCGTTGAACTGCCAGCCGAAGGCCGACTCGTAGAACGCCCGGGCGGCGGCGAGGTCGGTCACACCGAACTCGATGTAGCTGATGGAGTGGTGCGTGGGATGGGACATGGAGACCTCCAAGGGTTTTCTGCATCATAGACGCGGGTGGTGCGACCCGATACCCGCGAGGATGGCCGACACACCAAACTCCCACGCCTGATCCACATCACCGCCGAGGTTGAACCCGTGATTGAGCTCCATACTCACGAACCCCACCCCCCACGCGGTGAATGTGCGCGCCGCCTCGAGCGCCTGCGCCTCCCCTGCGATCGATCCGGTCCAACGGAGCACCGGCTCACTTGCGGCTGCACCGAACTCGTGTCGCGCCAAGGGCACTCCGGGGCCCGGGGTCGCGACCAGTTGGAAGGCTGCCGGACACTCGTGGCCGAAGGCACGGAAACGTCCGGCGAGATCCTCGAGACTCGTCGCAGCCCGCAACCGTTCCGTGAGTTCCGTAAGGGTCGCCTCGGCGACCAGCCGGATGAGTCCGTCTCGGCCCTCAACGCGTTTGTACAGCGATGGGGAGCGCACGCCGACCTGCTCCGCCACAGCTTGCATCGTGAGACCGGTCAGGCCCCGCATTTCAAGAATGTCGCGGGCGACCCGCACGATCTCGGCGAGGGATGTCTTCTCGGGTGTGGGCATACCGAGCATTATAGCTATTGACACTAGCTATCATGGCTAACTACAGTAGCTATCATGCAGCTCGCTCCCGGTCTCCACCGCATCGGTAACGACATCGTCGCCGTCTATCTCATCGTCACCGAGGAGGGGGTCACCGTCATCGACGCGGGCCTCCCGGGGCACTGGAGGGAACTGCTCGACGAGCTCGCCGAACTCGGCCGCGACGTCGAAGACATCCGCGGCCTGATCCTGACCCACGGCGATTCCGACCACGTGGGGTTCGCCGAGCGCCTCCGGCGGGAGCACGGAGTTCCCGTCTACATCCACTCGGGGGACGCAGCACGCGCGAAGGGCGACAGCAAGCCGAAGACATCTCGACCGTCAATGCGGATCGGACCATTGCTCGGGTACCTGGCATATGCGATCCGCCGCGGCGGGTTCCGGACCACCTGGCTCACGGAGGTCACCGAGATTCGCGGCGGGGAGACGCTCGACCTCCCGGGCGCACCCGAGATCATCGCCCTTCCCGGCCATTCCCCAGGGAGCATCGCCGTCTTCTCTCCGTCCGTCGACGCCGTATTCGTGGGCGACGGCCTGACCACTCGTCACGTCCTCACGGGACGTCGGGGACCACAGCCCGCTCCCTTCACAGATGATCCCGAGCAGGCTCTCGACTCGCTCGAGCGCCTCCGGGGCGCCGCAGCGAAGTGGGTGCTCCCCGGTCACGGTCACCCGTGGAGTTCGGGTGTCGATGCCGCCATCGCCGCAGTCGAGGCCGAGTCTCGTACCGCTCGATAGTCCTGCGCCCCCCTCAGCTCCGCTGCACGCAGTACAGTGCTGGCATGGAATCTCGCGATGGCGGAATGGACCGGGCTGACAGCGCATTCGCGTGGGTGCCTGGCCCCGAGTGCGGATCCTGGGTCGCGGAGCGTCTCGACGCGGCGGTCGGGCCAGCAACGGAAGACGAGACGCCCGTTGACGGCCCCGCACTCGGGTGGATGGTTCCGCGCGGATACGACGCCATCGTCCGCGTTCTCCACCCGTTCTTCCGACAGTGGCCGGAGGGTACGACTTGGGCCGAGTACGAGCGACTGAATTCGGAAGCCGAGGCCGACGAGGACTGGGAACGGCTGCCGGAGATCGCGGAAGAACCCGTGACGTGGGCGGAGGCGGTCGATGCACTTCGCCCACGGGAAGAACGACAGCGCGCGGGAGCCAAAAGCGCACACCCCGCACCGGATTCTCTGAGCCGGAAGCTCGTCGGCCTATCCGATGACGAGTTCGATCTCGATGACGTGGCCGAGGACGGATACCGCTACGAATTGCCCCGAGACGGGTCCCTCGATACGGCGACCTTGGCGCGTGTGGCTCGGGTCCTCGAGCAGCACACCGGCACTCCGGACTCCGGCATCGCCGCCGTTTGGGAGGGTTTCGGCGGCCTGGTCAGCGGGGAGGGTGTCGCGTTCGTCACCGCATTCAACGACGGGAGCTCTTCGCCGCCGCCACCGCTCGAACGCGTGCGTCGATGGTGGCTCCAGCGCGCGCACGACTTCCGTGAGCGGCGCACGCGCTTCGGCACGCTCGCGGCCCTGCAGTCGCTGGGATACCGCGCACTGCGACTCCCACAATGGATCGCACGGCTCCGAGGTCGGCACCACGAAGCGGGCGACTATGAAGCGGGCGACCACGATGACGTGGTGTTCGGGCCGGCACCGGGTTGGGAGAGCGCCCGCGCGCTGCCGCTCGGCAGTGGCGTGCTCTCACGGCGGGCCGCGACGGGACCGCGCCTCGAACTCCCGGATCGCGATTATGTCTGCTTCGTGGCGGGGATCACGGCATTCACGTCGGATGCCTGGATCGCCGCCGCCCCGTGGATTGCACGCGATGAGGCGGCGGATCATCCACAGACGCCCACACTCGTGTGGCCGAAGGACCGAGACTGGTACCTCGTATCCGACATCGATCTCGATTCGACGCTCATCGCCTGCTCACGGTCGTGCGCAGATGCGTTGCTCACCGCACCGGGAATCGAGGCGCACGAGATCGATCGCGATACTCGGCTCTGAGTCGAGGCGCATGCCGAGTCCTACCGCTTCGGCCACACCCAGGCAGGTCCTTCGAATCTGAGCTGCCCGGCCACCGTGGTCGCTCCCCCGACCTTCTCGAGTTCGATGGGGTGCGCGGCTGCGGCGAGCGCCTCCACGAGGGGTGCGGCGTGGGTGACGACGACGACTTGGGTGTGGGCTGAGGCGTGGATGATCAGGTTCGCGAGTCCTGGGAGGAGGCTGGGGTGCAGACTCCCCTCTGGCTCGTTGAGGACGAGGAGTTCCGGTGGTCGGGGGCTCAGCAGCGCTGTGGCGAGGAGGAGGAAGCGGAGCGTGCCGTCGGAGAGTTCTGCGGCGCTCATCCGTCGTTCCAGTCCGGGCTGGTCGAGGGCGACGCGGCCCGTGCCGGTGGCGTCGCCGTCGATGACGACCTGGGCACCGTCGAAGGCTTCTGCGATCACCCGCTGCAGG
It encodes the following:
- a CDS encoding TetR/AcrR family transcriptional regulator; this encodes MPTPEKTSLAEIVRVARDILEMRGLTGLTMQAVAEQVGVRSPSLYKRVEGRDGLIRLVAEATLTELTERLRAATSLEDLAGRFRAFGHECPAAFQLVATPGPGVPLARHEFGAAASEPVLRWTGSIAGEAQALEAARTFTAWGVGFVSMELNHGFNLGGDVDQAWEFGVSAILAGIGSHHPRL
- a CDS encoding MBL fold metallo-hydrolase, which gives rise to MQLAPGLHRIGNDIVAVYLIVTEEGVTVIDAGLPGHWRELLDELAELGRDVEDIRGLILTHGDSDHVGFAERLRREHGVPVYIHSGDAARAKGDSKPKTSRPSMRIGPLLGYLAYAIRRGGFRTTWLTEVTEIRGGETLDLPGAPEIIALPGHSPGSIAVFSPSVDAVFVGDGLTTRHVLTGRRGPQPAPFTDDPEQALDSLERLRGAAAKWVLPGHGHPWSSGVDAAIAAVEAESRTAR